The genomic window GGTTGAGCATCTCTCTTTAAATGTTTGAGAATTTGTAATTCTACATCCATTGCTCTATCTGGCTTTTAGCTACTTATAGTTTTGATTCTTTTATTTTAATTCTCGGAGAGTGACATAAGAGGGATAAGGTAAGGTACTACGCTTAGAGTCAATCAATCTTCAGCTATAGGCTCTAAGCTTTGAGAAATAGTAATGAGTTTTTTACCCACTACCCACTACCAGTTGCTAGCAACTTATTTCCTCTCCTAAATAAACCTCAATTACCCTGGGATCGTTTTGTACCTCACTCATTTTTCCTTCACAAAGCAATGCACCCTGATGTAATACTGTTACTTTATCATTGGCAATTTGACGCACAAATTCCATATCGTGTTCGATCGCAATAATTGAATGACTTTCGGCTAGGGAAAGTATTAAAGCCCCCACGTTTTCGGTTTCTTCGTCCGTTAATCCAGCTGCGGGTTCATCTACCAGGAGTAAATCTGGAGATTGCGCTACTAACATGCCAATTTCTAATCGTTGCTTCTCACCATGAGAGAGTAAATTAGCCAAAAGATTAGCTTTAGCATCTAAACCAATGGTTTCTAATAATCCTGCAACCGTCCTTTGCTCACCACTGTTAGCATGACCAAACAAAGTCGCCACGACATTTTTATTCTGGTTGCAAACTAAATCTAGGTTTTCCCGTACAGTTAAATTTAAATATACCCTAGGAGTCTGGAACTTCCTCCCAATACCCATCCGAGCTATTTTATATTCGGGTATTTTTTTAAGATCTTTCCCTTTAAATAAAACTCGCCCTTTAGTTGGCTGAACTTTGCCTGTAATTACGTCTAAAAAGGTAGTTTTGCCTGCTCCATTAGGGCCAATGATGACTCTTAATTCTCCCGTATTCATACTAAAATTTAGCTGGTTAAGAGCCTTAAAACCATCAAAGCTAACTGTTAGATCTTCTATCTCTAAAATCTTGCTCATTATCAAATATTGATTAAATTATTACTTATTACCTCTTACTTCATCTTTCTCCCGCTGTACTTCGGGATCTTCTAGTAAGCTAGGATAAGTAACCAAAGGCTGATTACCGCCCAAAAGCGATCGCATCTTTAACCAACCATTATTTCTAAACCAGCCAATTATCCCATCAGGCAAGACTGTCACTACGATTAAGAATAATGCCCCTTGAAAAAATAACCAGATTTCGGGAAAACTTTCGCTCAAAAATGTCTGGGCTAGGCGGACTAACATCGTACCTAGAATAGCTCCAATTAAAGTACCTCTTCCCCCAACTGCAACCCAAATTACCATCTCAATCGAGAAAGCCACCTGCATAATACTTGGGTTAATAATGCCTGTTTGGACAGTATATAATGCTCCTGCTATTCCTGCGATCGCTCCAGAAATAGCAAAGACTAAAACTTTATATCCTGTCGGGTCATAACCTGAAAATCTCACCCTAGTTTCATCATCGCGAATTGCCATCAGTAATTTGCCGAAACGTCCGCTAGTTAACCAACGGCAAAGAAGATAAACTAAAACCAAAGCAATAACGGTAATAATATAAAAAGTACGCTGTGCGCCAGGGGAACTAGCTAGGACACCGAAGATTTTCTCGGTATCTGTTTTCAATCCGTTTGTACCATTAATCAATTCTTGCTGACCATTAAAAAAGTTATAAAAAACTAATAATGCAGCCTGAGTTAAAATCGAAAAGTAGACCCCTTTGATCCGATTACGAAATACTAAATAACCAATCAAGCCTGCGACAATTCCTGGAATAATCACCAGGGCTAATACAGTAAAAGGGAAAGAATAAAAAGGCTGCCAAACCCAGGGTAATTCTTTCACTCCATACAGCGTCAGAAATTCTGGTAATTTACCTTCAGGTATTTGCAAATTGAGGTGCATTGCCAGAGCATAACCACCTAAAGCAAAGAAGATACCATGACCTAAGCTTAATAATCCTGTATAACCCCAGATAAGATCGATACCCAAGGCAACAATTGCTAAAGATAAAAAGCGACCAATCAGACGTAAACGAAAAGCTGGTATGACACTAGGCAGAATAACCGCCATGATTACAATTAAAGCTGTAATTACAATAGTCTCAATTAATTTATGGCGACGCTTTTTTTGTTTAATTTGCATACCTATTTCATTGCTCACTAATTACTAATTACTGATTATTTGCGAAGCTTATCCTTTAGGAATAATTACTAATTACTGCTCATTGTTCATTGCTCAAAGTTCAGCAGTTCTGCCTTTTTGCGGAAATAATCCCGCAGGTTTAATCTGCAAGAAAATAATAATTAAGGCAAATACCATTACTTTCGCCATACTGCTAGTCGCAAAAAAGAACCAAAAGTCAAGTAATGATTGAGGCGCTTTCATGTTAGTTAATAGTAATGCTAAAGTTCCCGAACCAATTAGATAATTAAGAATTCCAATCCCCATCGCGGCAATTACTGTCCCTAAAAGGTTGCCTACGCCACCAACTACAACCACCATAAAGGTATCGACAATATAGTTTTGTCCTGTGTTTGGCCCCACTGAACCTAATAAACTAACGGCGCATCCAGCAATTCCAGCTAATCCCGAACCCAAAGCGAAAGTAAGAGCATCTACTTTATCTGTGGGGATGCCCAAGCAGGAACTCATCGTCCGATTTTGGGTGACGGCACGAATTTTTAAGCCCCAGGTTGAACGTTGTAAAAACCAGTACACCCCAAGCAAACAAAGAAGCGTCAAGCCAATAATAAACAAGCGTACATAAGGGATTTGAAAACCTAAAGCGTCCGTACCGCCTCGTAGCCAGTCAGGAGCGGTGACATCGACGTTTCTGGCACTAAACCAGGCTTTAGTTAAAGCAGTATTTTTGTTAAGTAAATAGTAAAAAGCGATCGCAATTCCCCCAGACAAAACCAACAATAAACTCAAAGCTTTATGCTTGAGTCTTGCCCAGTCCTCCCTACGTTTAACTATCTCCATTCCGCCGAAAAATAGCAGGCAAAAAATGCCGAGGGAGATAAACAACAGCCAGCTAACGCTTCTGACAAACTGCTGCAAAATTAGACTAACTCCCCAGGTTGCCAGTAGGGTTTCTAGTGGTCTGCCATAAAGAAAGCGAATCGCGCCCCTTTCGAGAATTATGCCCATAATTGCCGAAACGATAAAGGCAACGGGAATTGCCACGACAATATACAGGCTAAACCAAGGTTCCCCCAGGGGTTTAAAAATATTTTGCACCACAAAAGTAGCATAAGCACCCAGCATGATTAATTCACCATGAGCTAGGTTAATAACTCCCATCAGTCCAAAGACAATTGCCAAGCCTAAAGCAGCAATCAGCAATACCGAACCAATACTCAGACCGTTAAATAAACCTTCTAATAATGTAGACACATTCTCTCTCTTGATAGTTTGGGGAATTCTCTTGAGAAAAATTAAATCCGCGAAGCGGAGGAATTAAACAAGGCTTAAAGCTTAGAGCTTAGAGCTTAAAGCTTTTTTTAAATAAGCAAAAAAGTAGCCAAAGATTAGCAGCTATTAGCTTTTAGCCTTTAGTTAAAATAGTAAATCTGCATACTCAACAAATCTGTCAAATTTGAACTAATAAAGTACTTAAAAAAATACCATACAATTCAAATTGACAAGCAGTCTAAACTTTGTACTTTCCACCCTTATTGGGATCTGTCCAATCGCAGGCAAAACCTTTAGTTTCTTTGACATATTGATTCCAGGGGACAGGTTCTAGAGGCCCTTCTGTAGACCAGACGACATCAAATAGCCCATCCTCTCTCACTTCCCCAATCCGCACCGTTTTGGAAATATGGTGATTAGGCTGCATGGTCACCTTGCCTCCTGGCGCATCAAATACTTGACCTACTGCTGCTTTACGCACGGGTTCTAGATCGGTAGTACCCGCTTTTTCGACCGCCTGTTTCCAAAGGTAAACCATGATGTAGGCAGCTTCCATCGGATCACTGGTTACGCGATCTTCACCATATTTTGCCTTAAAAGCTTTGACAAACTTATCGTTGACAGGACTTGCTACAGTTTGATAGTAGTTCCAAGAAGCGTAATGTCCTTGAAGATATTCAGACCCAATTTGTCTTACTTCTTCTTCGGCTACGCTAACCGACATGACAGGATACTTGTCTGGAGTTAATCCTGCACCCTGCATTTGTTTGAAGAAGGAAACGTTAGTGTCACCGTTTAGGCTGTTAAAGATTACTCCACCGTTGGGCAATGCAGCTTTGATTTTAGCGATGATGGGCGTAACTTCAGTATCTCCTAATGGTAGATAGTCTTCTCCAGCAGTTTTCCCTCCTTTAGCTGCCAATTGCTCTTTAATAATAGTATTAGCAGTACGAGGAAAGACATAATCTGAACCAACCAAGAAAAACTCTTTACCTTTATTTTTTAGTAGCCAGTCTACCGCAGGCTCAATCTGTTGGTTGGGCGCGGCACCCGTGTAAAAAACATTATTTGAACATTCCTGTCCCTCATATTGAACGGGATACCAGAGCATATGCTTTTTGGACTCAAATACGGGCAACACCGCTTTACGGCTAGCGGAAGTCCAACAGCCAAAAACAGTAACCACTTGATCCTGATCGATTAGTTTGGCTGCTTTTTCGGCAAAGGTGGGCCAGTCTGACGCACCATCTTCCTGAATTGGCACAATTTGTTTGCCTAAAACTCCTCCCGCAGCATTAATTTCATCAATTGCCAGCATTTCAGCATCAACTACGGTGGTTTCACTAATTGCCATAGTTCCGCTTAAAGAGTGCAGAATACCAACTTTGATTCCGTCTGCATCAGCAACGGGTTTGGCATCAGTGGCAGGATCGGCAGCGGGATCGGCAGCTGTATCGCCACTGCCTTCTTCACTGGCACAACCCTTTAGCAATAAGCTAGCCAGTACTCCTGTAGATCCATAGAGTAAAAATTTACGTCTTCCTAAGTTTGACATGTGCTTCTTTTTCTTTATTTATTAATTCGGTTTAATTGAACGTAATGGCTTAGTTTTTAGAGATAATGGCGTGGCTAGAATTATCTGATAACTCATAACTCAAAATATTTCTGCTTGAAAAGAAATTGTACTCTGCAATACAAAAAAAAAAGCAAGCAAATATACAAAAAGAAAATCCATTTTACACATCTAGTAAAAGTTATATTTCAAAATAAACTATAGATAGTCAGTAATTGAGGTTAATTGCTTAAAAACTCTTAAGATTAATATTGTGAAGCGATATTAAGCATAGGTTAAAGATCATCATAGACTTGCGATTGAAAATAAGAATGGTGCAACAAAAATTGATAATCAATTTGCGATCAAAATCTTAGAATTATTTAGAATTATTAGTTACTACAGCGTGATTAATTGTTAGATCTTGACCTTAGATTGAGTAAAAAAATATTACATGCAGCTATCACCTCAAGAACAGGATAAACTTACGATCTTTACAGTTGGACTTTTAGCTGAAAGGCGTAAAGATAAAGGTCTGAAATTAAACTATCCTGAAGCGATCGCCTTTATTTCAGCAGCCATTTTAGAAGGTGCTAGAGAAGGTAGAACCGTTGCCGAACTGATGAGCTATGGCAAAACTATCTTGAATCGAGATGAAGTTATGACAGGCATCCCCGAAATGATCCACGAAGTTCAGGTAGAAGCTACCTTTCCCGATGGGACAAAACTAGTAACAGTCCACAACCCGATTCAATGAGCAATGAGCAGTAATCACAATGATTCCAGGTGAGATAATTACCCAGCCAGGGACAATTGAGTTAAATGCAGGTAGAGAAACCCGAGAAATCGTCGTAGCTAATACAGGCGATCGCCCAATTCAAATCGGCTCACATTTTCATTTTTATGAGGTGAATTCTGCTTTGGAGTTTGAGCGAGAAGGAACGAAAGGAATGCGACTAGATATTCCCGCAGGTACGGCAGTCAGATTTGAACCAGGGGACGAGAAGACAGTTAATTTAGTGGCGATCGCTGGTAGCCGAGAAATATATGGTTTTAATGGTTTAGTAGAAGGAAAAGTTTAGCAGGTGCAAACAAAAAAAAACGTTGCTAGGTTAGGAATAGGTGGGCCTGTTGGTAGTGGTAAAACTGCTTTAATAGAATGTTTAGTACCCATATTGACCCAGCAGGGAATAGAAATTGCAGTAGTAACTAATGACCTTTTGACTACCGAAGATGCAGATCGTCTTAAAAGAAAAGGTTTTTTGCCTCAAGATCGCATCATAGGCGTAGAAACTGGGAGTTGTCCTCACACGGCTATTAGAGAAGATCCCACTATGAATCTTCTAGCAATACAGGATTTAGAAATACTGCATCCCCAGCTAGACCTGATCTTGATTGAAAGCGGGGGAGACAATCTCGCTTCTACCTTTAGCTACGATCTGGTTGACTCTTATATTTTTGTGATTGATGTGGGTGCAGGAGATGATATTCCCCGTAAGAATGGCCCTGGTTTTGTTCAGGCAGATTTAGTCGTTATTAATAAAATCGATCTTGCTCCCTATGTCGGTGCTGACTTAGATCTAATCCGTCAAGAAGCACCCCAACACCGTAACGGCAAAGCGATCGCCTACACTAATTGTAAAACTGGTGCAGGTTTGAATGAAGTGGTTGATTTTATTCAAGAACAGCTTCTATTTAATCATTCTTCGCCATTGGGAGCTAACCTATGAGGGAGAGGGACACCCTAGAACTAAGACTCCAGTGCGATCGCCTGGGTCAAACCACCATTGCGCATCAGTATACGACCTATCCTTTAAGGATGTCTGGTATTTTTCGCCTGGATGGGGTTGAGCCTAATTGTGCTTATCTTTATCTGATCAATACTTCTCCTGGTTTACTTGCTCAAGATCGGTTTAGTTTAGCTTTAAATCTGGAAGCGGATACCAGTATGTATTTTACTGACCAGGCGGCAACCAAGGTTCATGCTATGCCCAAGACTGAGACTAAGGCGACAACTAGTTGGAAGATTGCTGTTGGCGTAGGAGCGAGTTTAGAGGTAGTCCCCGAACCAGTAATTTTATTTGCGGATGCTGCCTTTGAACAAACTACCCAAATTACTCTTCATCCTCAAGCAGCACTGTTTTGGAGCGAGATCCTAATTCCTGGCAGATTAGCAAGGGGAGAGTATTATGATTTTCGTCATTATCATAATTGTTTGGAAATTTATTCTCACCAAGGAGAACTCTGGTTTCGGGATGCTATACGCCTAGTAGGCAAGGATAATCCTTTCAAGCAGCATGATTTATTTATTGCCGAGCCGATCCTGGCAAATTTAATCATGATCCAGCCTCAGACAGATTTAGCAGCACTAAAGCAAAAAATTGCCAACCTCACTGCTACCGATTGTAAAGAGCTAATTGTTGCCACCTCCCTCTTGCCTAAAAATAGGGGTTTGTTGATTCGCGTTATGGCTTTTAAAGCCTGGCGCATTAAAAAATATATTAATTATGTCTTAAACTGCGTCCGCTACTTAAGCGATCGCCCGTGCTTACCCTATATTCCCAAGTGACGACGTAACCTCACTCCTTCTGGCGAAGGACGGAGCTTTAGCCCTAGTGATGGTTGATCGGAAAAAGACTTAACTGTCCATTCAAAATACAATCCATTACCGAGCTTTCGGGTTGAGTTACAACCAACCCCAATTGAGAAATTATTAACCCTGCATTGATGTCAGCATTATGTTTCCAACCACAGTTGCCACAATTAAACCGCTCTCCACTCCGATAGGATTTGCCTTTTTCGGGATGGACGTGATGGCATCTGGCGCAGGTCTGACTAGTATAGGCTGCGGGAACAGAAAGAACTTGAACACCTGCAATAGCAGCTTTATAGGAAACGTATTGCTTCAACTGATAAAAAGCCCAGTTGTTAGT from Pleurocapsa minor HA4230-MV1 includes these protein-coding regions:
- the urtD gene encoding urea ABC transporter ATP-binding protein UrtD, translated to MSKILEIEDLTVSFDGFKALNQLNFSMNTGELRVIIGPNGAGKTTFLDVITGKVQPTKGRVLFKGKDLKKIPEYKIARMGIGRKFQTPRVYLNLTVRENLDLVCNQNKNVVATLFGHANSGEQRTVAGLLETIGLDAKANLLANLLSHGEKQRLEIGMLVAQSPDLLLVDEPAAGLTDEETENVGALILSLAESHSIIAIEHDMEFVRQIANDKVTVLHQGALLCEGKMSEVQNDPRVIEVYLGEEISC
- the urtC gene encoding urea ABC transporter permease subunit UrtC, which gives rise to MQIKQKKRRHKLIETIVITALIVIMAVILPSVIPAFRLRLIGRFLSLAIVALGIDLIWGYTGLLSLGHGIFFALGGYALAMHLNLQIPEGKLPEFLTLYGVKELPWVWQPFYSFPFTVLALVIIPGIVAGLIGYLVFRNRIKGVYFSILTQAALLVFYNFFNGQQELINGTNGLKTDTEKIFGVLASSPGAQRTFYIITVIALVLVYLLCRWLTSGRFGKLLMAIRDDETRVRFSGYDPTGYKVLVFAISGAIAGIAGALYTVQTGIINPSIMQVAFSIEMVIWVAVGGRGTLIGAILGTMLVRLAQTFLSESFPEIWLFFQGALFLIVVTVLPDGIIGWFRNNGWLKMRSLLGGNQPLVTYPSLLEDPEVQREKDEVRGNK
- a CDS encoding branched-chain amino acid ABC transporter permease; amino-acid sequence: MSTLLEGLFNGLSIGSVLLIAALGLAIVFGLMGVINLAHGELIMLGAYATFVVQNIFKPLGEPWFSLYIVVAIPVAFIVSAIMGIILERGAIRFLYGRPLETLLATWGVSLILQQFVRSVSWLLFISLGIFCLLFFGGMEIVKRREDWARLKHKALSLLLVLSGGIAIAFYYLLNKNTALTKAWFSARNVDVTAPDWLRGGTDALGFQIPYVRLFIIGLTLLCLLGVYWFLQRSTWGLKIRAVTQNRTMSSCLGIPTDKVDALTFALGSGLAGIAGCAVSLLGSVGPNTGQNYIVDTFMVVVVGGVGNLLGTVIAAMGIGILNYLIGSGTLALLLTNMKAPQSLLDFWFFFATSSMAKVMVFALIIIFLQIKPAGLFPQKGRTAEL
- the urtA gene encoding urea ABC transporter substrate-binding protein; translation: MSNLGRRKFLLYGSTGVLASLLLKGCASEEGSGDTAADPAADPATDAKPVADADGIKVGILHSLSGTMAISETTVVDAEMLAIDEINAAGGVLGKQIVPIQEDGASDWPTFAEKAAKLIDQDQVVTVFGCWTSASRKAVLPVFESKKHMLWYPVQYEGQECSNNVFYTGAAPNQQIEPAVDWLLKNKGKEFFLVGSDYVFPRTANTIIKEQLAAKGGKTAGEDYLPLGDTEVTPIIAKIKAALPNGGVIFNSLNGDTNVSFFKQMQGAGLTPDKYPVMSVSVAEEEVRQIGSEYLQGHYASWNYYQTVASPVNDKFVKAFKAKYGEDRVTSDPMEAAYIMVYLWKQAVEKAGTTDLEPVRKAAVGQVFDAPGGKVTMQPNHHISKTVRIGEVREDGLFDVVWSTEGPLEPVPWNQYVKETKGFACDWTDPNKGGKYKV
- the ureA gene encoding urease subunit gamma, whose protein sequence is MQLSPQEQDKLTIFTVGLLAERRKDKGLKLNYPEAIAFISAAILEGAREGRTVAELMSYGKTILNRDEVMTGIPEMIHEVQVEATFPDGTKLVTVHNPIQ
- the ureB gene encoding urease subunit beta produces the protein MIPGEIITQPGTIELNAGRETREIVVANTGDRPIQIGSHFHFYEVNSALEFEREGTKGMRLDIPAGTAVRFEPGDEKTVNLVAIAGSREIYGFNGLVEGKV
- the ureG gene encoding urease accessory protein UreG — its product is MQTKKNVARLGIGGPVGSGKTALIECLVPILTQQGIEIAVVTNDLLTTEDADRLKRKGFLPQDRIIGVETGSCPHTAIREDPTMNLLAIQDLEILHPQLDLILIESGGDNLASTFSYDLVDSYIFVIDVGAGDDIPRKNGPGFVQADLVVINKIDLAPYVGADLDLIRQEAPQHRNGKAIAYTNCKTGAGLNEVVDFIQEQLLFNHSSPLGANL
- a CDS encoding urease accessory protein UreD, with the translated sequence MRERDTLELRLQCDRLGQTTIAHQYTTYPLRMSGIFRLDGVEPNCAYLYLINTSPGLLAQDRFSLALNLEADTSMYFTDQAATKVHAMPKTETKATTSWKIAVGVGASLEVVPEPVILFADAAFEQTTQITLHPQAALFWSEILIPGRLARGEYYDFRHYHNCLEIYSHQGELWFRDAIRLVGKDNPFKQHDLFIAEPILANLIMIQPQTDLAALKQKIANLTATDCKELIVATSLLPKNRGLLIRVMAFKAWRIKKYINYVLNCVRYLSDRPCLPYIPK